TTCCACGATGTAGCGGTCGACGATCTTCGGCATGACCGCCTTGACCCAGTCCTTCTTCTCGGGATCGACCTCGAGCATGATCAGGACCTCGACATGGTGGGTCACCTGACCCTCCTGGATCATGGGAAGCACCAGGGGATCGAGTTCGACAAAAGGCACGATGTCGGCGTAGGCCGCCGAAGGGCTCTTGTTCGCCTTGGCTTCGACGGCGTCCACGGCAACGGCGGGATTCGGCAAGGCCGGCAGAAGGCCGGCGCAGCAAAGCAGCACAGCGAATGATCGGCGCCAAGACATCATGCCCGGTCTACCAGCTGAGGGATCCCATGCCGCGGCAGCCGAAGGCCGTCGGCCATTCAGTTTCGGCGATGCCCGATGAACAATTTATGAATTGCCGCTCAATGGCTTATGACGAGAATCAAAAGTGGCGCCAACCCGCCTCGTCGAGTTCGACCTCGCGCTCGCTGTCGTCTCTGATGCTCAGCCCCCGCGCCTTCGTCACGTTGCCGATCCGGGTGAGCGGCAGGCCCAGCTCGCGGCCGAGGGCGTCGACCGTCTCAGACGCCGCCGGCCGGACGGTGAACAAGAGCTCGTAGTCGTCGCCACCGCCGAGGATGCTCGCCAGAAGCCCGGGTTCTCGGGCCAGGGCCTCTCGGGCTGCGTCCGACAAGGGGATCAGCGGCGCGCCGACCGTCGCCCCGAGGGACGACTCCTCCAGCACGTGTGTCAGGTCCGCCGCCAGCCCGTCGGAGAGGTCGATGGCCGCGCTGGCCAGGCCCCGCTCCGCCAGCGCCTGCCCCAGGGCCAGGCGCGGCTCGGGCAGGCGATAGCGCTTGCTGAGAAAGGCGGCCGACCCGTCGGCAAGCCCGTCGAGCGTCCCGCTCAGGACCTTGAGGCCAAGGGCGGCATCCCCGACCGTGCCCGAGACGTAGATATCGTCGCCGGCGCGGGCGCTCGAACGGCGCAGAGACCGGCCCTCGGCGACGCTGCCGAGGGCCGTGATCGAGAGCGTCATAGGACCCGGCGTCGCGGTCGTGTCGCCGCCCAGCAGGGGGAAACCGTAGGCCGCCTGGTCGGCCGCCAGGCCTGCCGCGAAGCGGGCGATCCAGGCTTCCTCGGGCATGTCGGGCCAGGCCACGGTCATGAGGTAGCCCAGGGGCTCGGCCCCCATCGCCGCCAGATCGGAGAGATTGACGCGCAGAGCCTTGCGCGCCACCAGATCGGCTGGGTCGTCTTCGCGGAAATGCACCCCGCAGGTCAGCGCGTCGGCGGTCAAGACGAGATCCCGGCCGGGCGGCGGCGTGATCACGGCCGCGTCGTTGCGCAGCGCCTCGGCACCGGGTACGCCGGCGGCGAGCGGCGCCAGATAATGCCTGATCAGTTCGAACTCACCGACCATCGACCGGCTCCTCAGGTCAGGCCCGGAGCGGACTCGCTGAGGTCGAACTCTTCGGGGCGGAGCTGGCGGGCCAGGCTGTCCAGGACGCCGTTGGCAAGGCCGGTCTCCTTGCGCTCGAAGAACCCTTCGGCCAGGTTGACGTACTCGGCGATCACGACCCGGGCCGGTATGTCCGGGCGGTACGCCAACTCGTAGGCGCCCGCCCGCAACAGCACCTTCAGCAGGGTCTCAAGGCGCTCGACCGGCCAGTCCTCCGCCAGCACGGCCGAAAGAAGGTCGTCCAGGGATCCGCGTTCCGCCGCCCCGCGGCTGACCAGGTCCGCCAAGAGCTCTCGGTCGGCCTGATCCAAGCGGAGCCCCTCGATCGTCTCGTCGAGCCGGTGCTCGAGGAACTCGCCCAGCACCGTCTCCGCCGAGCTGCCGGAAAGCTCGATCTGGTATAGCGCCTGAACCGCGCCCAGTCTGGAGGCCCGCCTGCGCGACGACGCCGAGGCCGGGCCCCGCCCCTTCTCCGATGGTTGCTTCACGACCATGACCGGACGGGCCCCCACTAGCGCGGGAAGAGGTGGAAGAAGCGCTTGACCTCGATCATGGCCAGGCAGGCCCGGGCGGCGTCGCCGCCCTTGTCGCGCTCGCTGACCCTGGCTCGCGCCATGGCCTGTTCGTGGTTCTCGCAGGTCAGGATGCCGTATCCAATGGCCAGCGTGAACTCACAGGCGAGATCCTGGAGCTTTCTGGCGCTCTCGGCGCAAACATAGTCGTAGTGGCTGGTTTCACCGCGGATGACGCAGCCCAGCGCGACGAAGCCGTCATAGCGCCGCTGGCCGCCGCGGAAGTCCATGGAGCGCAGGGCCATGCGCACGGCGGCCGGGATCTCGAAGGCGCCCGGCACGGCGACCGTCTCGTAGCCGGCCCCGGCCTCGTCGAGGACGGCGCTGGCCCCGCGCAGCAGCTCGTCGGCGATATCCTGATAGAAGCGCGCCTGGATGATCAGGATGCGGGGGGGCTCGCTCACGCGCTCTCTTCTTCCGCTAACTCGATCGGGCGCTGCTCAACCACGGTCAGGCCGTAGCCTTCGAGCCCGACGATGGTCCGCTGGGTGTTGGACAGCAGGATCATGTCCTTGACCCCGAGATCCAGCAGGATCTGGGCACCGACACCATAGTCGCGCAACTCCTCCCGCGGCCCTTGGGTCCCCTGCATGCTGGCCTGCACGAAGTTCAGCAGGCTCTTCGGCGAGGGCTCTCTGATCAAAACCACGACGCCGCGTCCGGCCTTCTCGATCATCCGCATGGACTGGTGCAGCTCGCCGCCCTTGCTGCCCTCTTCCCGGCCTAGCACGTCGTTGAGGACATTGACCGCGTGCATGCGGACCAGAACCGGCTCGTCGGACGATAGGTCGCCCTTCCACAGCGCCAGGTGCTCGGCATAGGCGACCGTGTTGACGTAGACGGCCATGTTGAAATTGCCGCCGTAGCGGCTCGTGAAGCACGTCTCGGCCCGGCGCTCCACGATCCGGTCGTGACGTCGGCGATAGGCGATCAGATCGGCGATCGTCGCGATCTTAAGCCCGTGGCGCTGGCAGAACGCGATCAGGTCGTCGCGCCGGGCCATGCCGCCGTCGTCGTTCATGATCTCGCAGATGACGCCGGCCGGGGTCATCCCGGCGAGCCGGGCGATATCGACCGCGGCCTCGGTATGCCCGGTCCGCACCAGGACGCCGCCGTCGCGGGCCACCAGGGGAAAGACGTGGCCTGGCGTCACGATGTCCTCGTTGCCTTTGGACGGGTCGATCGCGGTGGCGATCGTATGGGCCCGGTCGGGCGCCGAGATGCCGGTGGTCACCCCTTCGCGGGCCTCTATCGACACGGTGAAGGCGGTCTGGTGGCGCGACTCGTTGCGCTGGGCCATGAGGGGCAGCTGCAGCTGGTCGACCCGTTCCCTGGTCATGGCGAGGCAGATCAGGCCGCGTCCGAACTTGGCCATGAAATTGATCGCCTCCGGCGTCGCCATCTGGGCCGGGATCACCAGGTCGCCCTCGTCCTCGCGATCCTCGTCGTCGACCAGCACGAACATGCGCCCGTTGCGCGCCTCTTCGATGATCGCGTCGATCGGGGACACAAGCTCCCGGAAGGTGACCCGCCAAGGGTCCAACTGCGGCTTCGCCATCTTCTACGCCCTGTTCAAAAGCCGCTGAACGTAGCGCGCCAGGAGGTCGATTTCCAGGTTCACGCGCACGCCCGCCTCGAGGCTGCCCAGGGTGGTCCGCTCCGCTGTATGGGGAATGATGTTGACGCCGAAAACGACCGCGCCGTCCGCCTCGTCCCCGACCTCGTTAACCGTCAGCGAGACCCCGTCGAGCGCCAGCGAGCCCTTGGACGCGACGAAGCCCGCCAGCGCCGGCGGTGCCCGGAAGCGCAGCCGCAGGGAATCGCCTTCGGGCGCCCGGTCGATCAGGGTCGCCGTCCCGTCGACATGGCCGGAGACCAGGTGGCCGCCCAACTCGTCGCCCATGCAGAGCGCGCGTTCGAGGTTGACCACGCGGCCCGGCGTCCAGTCGCCAAGGGTGGTCAGGCCGAGGGTCTCGGCTGAGGCGTCGACCGCGAACCAGCCCGGGCCCTTGTCGACCACGGTCAGGCAGGTCCCCGAGCAGGCGATCGACGCGCCCAGCTCGATCGCCCCGGTGTCGTAGGCCGTCTCCAGCGTGAAGCGCGTATCGCCGCGCTTCTCGACTTCCCGGACCCGCCCAAGGTCGGTGATGATTCCCGTGAACATGGCGGAATACCTATAGGCAGCGGCGGTAGGTTTCCACCCCATCGTCGCCGGCCTGGCCGCTCTCGACCAGCTCGAAGCGGGGCGCGCCGTCAAGGCCGGCCAGGCCCAGCGCCGCTACCGCGCTTGTGCCGTCGCCGCCGATGATCTTGGGCGCGCGAAACCAAACGAGGCGATCGACCAGATCCCGGCGCAGCAAGGCTGCCGCCAGCCGTCCCCCGCCCTCGACCAGAAGGCTGTTGAGGCCGCGTTGGCCGAGCGCCTCGAGCAGGCCGACCAGGCAGGGATGGCCGCCATCGTCCGCCGCCAGGCGCAGCACCTCGCAGCCGGCCGCGGTAACGGCGGCGGCCGCCGCCTCGTCGGCGGTATCCGTGGCGACCACCAGGGTCGCCTGGACCCGGCTGCGGGCGACCAGGTCGTGCTCCAGGGGCAGTCGGAGCCGACTGTCCAGAACGATGCGCAGGGGCTTGCGGCCGGCCAAGCCGGGCAGCCGCACGTCCAGGCGAGGATCGTCCAGGAGCGCCGTCGCGCCGCCGACCATAACCGCGTCGTGCCGCGCGCGGAGCAGGTGGCCGCGCGCCCGGGCCTCGGGTCCGGTGATCCAGCGGCTCTCGCCCTCGGCGGTGGCGATCCGGCCGTCCAGGGTCGTGGCGAGCTTGAGGGTTACGAGCGGCCGCCCTTCGGTCTGGCGTAGGAGGTAGCCGGCGTTGACCTCGGCGGCCGCCTCGGCCAGCAGCCCGACCGAGACCTCGAGGCCCGCCGCCCGAAGCGCCGCGGTCCCCGCGCCGGCGACCCGCGGATCCGGATCTTCCAGGGCGATCAGACAGCGCGTGACGCCGGCAGCGATCAGAGCGTCGCAGCACGGCGGGGTCTTGCCGTGGTGAGAACAGGGCTCCAGGGATACGTAAGCCGTGGCGCCCCGTGCGGCGTCGCCGGCCCGCCGCAGCGCCTCGGTCTCGGCATGGGGGCGCCCGCCCGGCTGGGTCCAGCCGCGTCCGACGACACGGCCGTCGCGGACCAGGACGCAGCCGACCGCCGGATTGGGCGCGACCTGCCCGAGGCCGCGCCTGGCCAGAGCCAGCGCCGCCGCCATGTGGCTCCGGTCCTGTTTGTCAGTCGCCGTCTTCGCCGCCGAGCTTCTCAATAAAGGCCTCGAAGTCACGAACTTCATGGAAGTTTCGATAGACCGAGGCGAAGCGGACGTAGGCGACCTGGTCGAGGCTGGCCAGGGCGTCCATGACCAGTTCGCCGATCACCTGGCTCTTGATCTCCGCTTCGCCCGAGCTCTCAAGACGGCGCACGATGCTGTTGACGACCCGTTCGATGCGCTCGCCATCGACCGGACGCTTCTGCAGCGCGATGTTCATCGAGCGAAGAAGCTTGTCCCGGTCAAAGGCCTGCCGCTGGCCGGTGGTCTTGACCACCGTCAGCTCGCGCAGCTGGACCCGCTCGAAAGTGGTGAAGCGGGCGCCGCAGTTGGGGCACTGCCGCCGCCGACGGATCGCGGAGTTGTCCTCCGTCGGCCGCGAGTCTTTGACCTGCGTGTCTTCGTTTCCGCAGAACGGGCAGCGCATCGTGACTGGGCTCTACTAGGCGATCGGCTTCAGTTGTCCCCTAGAGGTTGGGGTAGATCGGGAACCGCCGGCACAAGGCGCGGACTTCCTCGCGCACCGCCGCCTCCGTGGCCCCGTTGTCTTCGGGATTGGCCGCGAGCCCGTCGAGCACCTGGCTGATCAGCTCGCCGACCTTGCGAAACTCGGCCGGCCCGAAGCCGCGGGTGGTCGCCGCCGGTGTGCCCAGACGGATGCCCGAGGTCACCATCGGCTTCTCCGGATCGAAGGGCACGCCGTTCTTGTTGCAGGTGATGCCGGCCCGGTCGAGGCTGAGCTCGGCGTCCCGGCCGGTGAGCCCCTTGGGCCGCAGGTCGACCAGCATGAGGTGGGTATCGGTGCCGCCGGAGACCATGTCGCAGCCGTTCTCCACGAGGACCGAGGCGAGCACCTTGGCGTTCTCGACGACCGTGCTGCAGTAGGCCCGGAAACTGGGCTTCAGCGCCTCGCCGAAGGCCGCCGCCTTCGCCGCGATCACGTGCATCAGGGGGCCGCCCTGAAGGCCCGGGAAGAGCGCGGAATTGATCTTCTTGCCGATGTCCAGGTCGTTCGTCAGCACCATGCCGCCCCGGCCGCCGCGCAGCGTCTTGTGGGTGGTCGAGGTCACGACGTCGGCGTGCGGCAGCGGGCTGGGATGCACGCCGGCGGCCACCAGGCCTGAGAAGTGGGCCATGTCGACGTGGAACAGCGCGCCGACCTCCTTGGCGATGCGCGCAAAGCGCTCGAAGTCGATGATCCGGGGATAGGCCGAACCGCCGGCGATGATCATGCGCGGTTTGTGCTCCCTGGCCAGCGCCTCGACCTCGTCGAAGTCGATCAGGCCGTCCTCCTTGCGCACGCCGTACTGTACCGCATTGAACCACTTGCCAGAGAGATTGGGCGCGGCGCCGTGGGTCAGGTGTCCGCCCGCCGAGAGCGACATCCCGAGGATGGTGTCGCCCGGCTTGCAGAGCGCCAGCATGACGCACTGGTTGGCCTGCGCGCCAGAGTGCGGCTGCACGTTGGCGAACTCGCAGTCGTACAGCTTCTTGACCCGGTCGATCGCGAGCTGCTCGGCCACGTCGACGAACTCGCAGCCGCCGTAATAGCGGCGCCCCGGATAGCCTTCGGCGTATTTGTTGGTCAGCACCGAGCCCTGGGCCTCCAGAACGGCGCTGGAGACGATGTTCTCGGAGGCGATCAGCTCGATCTGCTCCTGCTGGCGCTGCAACTCGGCGCGAACAGCGGCGGCGAGTTCCGGGTCGCTCTCGGCGAGGCTGGCGGAGAAGAAGCCGCCGTCTACGAATTCGCGGGCATCTGCTAGGCTCATGGTCGTTCCCTCTAGTCTCCTGACCTTACGCGGTCTCAAATGAGTCGATCTTGGCGATCCGCCGCTCGTGGCGGCCGCCTTCAAACTCGGTCTCGAGAAAGGTCCTGAGACAGCCCTTCGCCACCTCGGACCCGATCAATCGTTCCCCCAGCGCCAAGACATTGGCATCATTGTGTTGCCGCGCCAAGCGCGTGGAGGTCTCGTCGTGACAGACCGCCGCCCGGATTCCGCGGTGGCGATTGGCGGCCATGGCGATGCCGATCCCCGTTCCGCAGACCAAGACGCCCACCTCGGCCCGACCGGCGCCGATCGCCTGAGCGACCGCCGCGGCGAAATCCGGATAGTCGACCGAGTCGAGAGTGTCTGTCCCCATATCCAATACGTCGCGCCCGAGCGCGCGGATTTCCGCCGCGAGCAGAGTCTTCATTTGAAAGCCCGCATGGTCGGACGCGATGGCAATCGGCTTTTCGGTCATGTCACGATCCTGACTGCCGCACCCGAGACCGTCTCGGCAGCCGGGCTGAAGCCCGCGCACCCCGGCAGGAGGCGGGACGCTACCATATGTGACGTGCCCGCGAAAGCCCGCCACTAGCTGTTGGATCGGCCGCGTGCCGGCGGGGCGGAGGGCGAGAAGAGCCGTCGGCGATCGGCGCGGCCCGACGGGAAAGACCCCACCCCCAACCAAGCACTGTTTTTGCGCTATATTGGGCCTTGTGCCCCGGTCTCTTTCTCACCAGAGGTTTCTACTGATTTTTCCTTGCGCCCTGTAAGGCGATCATTTGCAAGGAAATAAATCATTATTTGGTTTCGCTCGATTTTCGTTTGACACAAAGGAATTCAGGTGTACTTTCGAAAACTTGACAATGAAATTTTTGCAAGAGTGCAAGCAATGACCTCAAATGAAGGGGACTTGGTATCTCCGGCGGAGTTACTGCGCATGACTTCGGACGTCGTAGCCGCCTATGTAAGAAATAATACTTTAAAGACGGCCGAGCTCGGCAGCGTCATCGAGACTGTCCACGGTTCGCTCTCGAACTTGAACGGAGCGCCCTCCCCCAAGCCGGAGGAGCAGAAGCCGGCGGTCTCGATCCGGCGCTCGGTGACCCCCGATTACATCGTCTGTCTGGAGGACGGGAAAAAGCTGAAGATGCTGAAGCGGCATCTCAGGACCACCTACGACATGTCGCCCGAGGAGTACCGGAGCAAATGGGGGCTGCCCGCCGACTACCCGATGGTGGCGCCGAACTACGCCCGGCAGCGCTCGGACTTCGCCAAGAAGATCGGTCTCGGCCGGGACGCCAAGAAGCGCGGCGGGCGCCGCTGAACCGCTCGGTTGGCAGGGTTCCGCCGATCTCCTAGCGGTATCGGCGCGGGCCGCCGCCGTTGGTCTGGCCGGCTTTGCGCCCCAGCACGAACTCGAGCTTGCGGATGGCCTGACGCTGCAGGGCTTCCTCGCCTGCCGCGGGATCGCCGACGATCGACACTTCGGTCAGGGAAACTGGATCGACCGCCGAGACCTTGACGT
This portion of the Kiloniellales bacterium genome encodes:
- the thiL gene encoding thiamine-phosphate kinase, which encodes MVGEFELIRHYLAPLAAGVPGAEALRNDAAVITPPPGRDLVLTADALTCGVHFREDDPADLVARKALRVNLSDLAAMGAEPLGYLMTVAWPDMPEEAWIARFAAGLAADQAAYGFPLLGGDTTATPGPMTLSITALGSVAEGRSLRRSSARAGDDIYVSGTVGDAALGLKVLSGTLDGLADGSAAFLSKRYRLPEPRLALGQALAERGLASAAIDLSDGLAADLTHVLEESSLGATVGAPLIPLSDAAREALAREPGLLASILGGGDDYELLFTVRPAASETVDALGRELGLPLTRIGNVTKARGLSIRDDSEREVELDEAGWRHF
- a CDS encoding riboflavin synthase, translating into MFTGIITDLGRVREVEKRGDTRFTLETAYDTGAIELGASIACSGTCLTVVDKGPGWFAVDASAETLGLTTLGDWTPGRVVNLERALCMGDELGGHLVSGHVDGTATLIDRAPEGDSLRLRFRAPPALAGFVASKGSLALDGVSLTVNEVGDEADGAVVFGVNIIPHTAERTTLGSLEAGVRVNLEIDLLARYVQRLLNRA
- the ribB gene encoding 3,4-dihydroxy-2-butanone-4-phosphate synthase — protein: MAKPQLDPWRVTFRELVSPIDAIIEEARNGRMFVLVDDEDREDEGDLVIPAQMATPEAINFMAKFGRGLICLAMTRERVDQLQLPLMAQRNESRHQTAFTVSIEAREGVTTGISAPDRAHTIATAIDPSKGNEDIVTPGHVFPLVARDGGVLVRTGHTEAAVDIARLAGMTPAGVICEIMNDDGGMARRDDLIAFCQRHGLKIATIADLIAYRRRHDRIVERRAETCFTSRYGGNFNMAVYVNTVAYAEHLALWKGDLSSDEPVLVRMHAVNVLNDVLGREEGSKGGELHQSMRMIEKAGRGVVVLIREPSPKSLLNFVQASMQGTQGPREELRDYGVGAQILLDLGVKDMILLSNTQRTIVGLEGYGLTVVEQRPIELAEEESA
- the nusB gene encoding transcription antitermination factor NusB, encoding MVVKQPSEKGRGPASASSRRRASRLGAVQALYQIELSGSSAETVLGEFLEHRLDETIEGLRLDQADRELLADLVSRGAAERGSLDDLLSAVLAEDWPVERLETLLKVLLRAGAYELAYRPDIPARVVIAEYVNLAEGFFERKETGLANGVLDSLARQLRPEEFDLSESAPGLT
- a CDS encoding 6,7-dimethyl-8-ribityllumazine synthase, with product MSEPPRILIIQARFYQDIADELLRGASAVLDEAGAGYETVAVPGAFEIPAAVRMALRSMDFRGGQRRYDGFVALGCVIRGETSHYDYVCAESARKLQDLACEFTLAIGYGILTCENHEQAMARARVSERDKGGDAARACLAMIEVKRFFHLFPR
- the nrdR gene encoding transcriptional regulator NrdR, with protein sequence MRCPFCGNEDTQVKDSRPTEDNSAIRRRRQCPNCGARFTTFERVQLRELTVVKTTGQRQAFDRDKLLRSMNIALQKRPVDGERIERVVNSIVRRLESSGEAEIKSQVIGELVMDALASLDQVAYVRFASVYRNFHEVRDFEAFIEKLGGEDGD
- a CDS encoding MucR family transcriptional regulator; translated protein: MTSDVVAAYVRNNTLKTAELGSVIETVHGSLSNLNGAPSPKPEEQKPAVSIRRSVTPDYIVCLEDGKKLKMLKRHLRTTYDMSPEEYRSKWGLPADYPMVAPNYARQRSDFAKKIGLGRDAKKRGGRR
- the ribD gene encoding bifunctional diaminohydroxyphosphoribosylaminopyrimidine deaminase/5-amino-6-(5-phosphoribosylamino)uracil reductase RibD; this translates as MKFVTSRPLLRSSAAKTATDKQDRSHMAAALALARRGLGQVAPNPAVGCVLVRDGRVVGRGWTQPGGRPHAETEALRRAGDAARGATAYVSLEPCSHHGKTPPCCDALIAAGVTRCLIALEDPDPRVAGAGTAALRAAGLEVSVGLLAEAAAEVNAGYLLRQTEGRPLVTLKLATTLDGRIATAEGESRWITGPEARARGHLLRARHDAVMVGGATALLDDPRLDVRLPGLAGRKPLRIVLDSRLRLPLEHDLVARSRVQATLVVATDTADEAAAAAVTAAGCEVLRLAADDGGHPCLVGLLEALGQRGLNSLLVEGGGRLAAALLRRDLVDRLVWFRAPKIIGGDGTSAVAALGLAGLDGAPRFELVESGQAGDDGVETYRRCL
- the glyA gene encoding serine hydroxymethyltransferase, whose product is MSLADAREFVDGGFFSASLAESDPELAAAVRAELQRQQEQIELIASENIVSSAVLEAQGSVLTNKYAEGYPGRRYYGGCEFVDVAEQLAIDRVKKLYDCEFANVQPHSGAQANQCVMLALCKPGDTILGMSLSAGGHLTHGAAPNLSGKWFNAVQYGVRKEDGLIDFDEVEALAREHKPRMIIAGGSAYPRIIDFERFARIAKEVGALFHVDMAHFSGLVAAGVHPSPLPHADVVTSTTHKTLRGGRGGMVLTNDLDIGKKINSALFPGLQGGPLMHVIAAKAAAFGEALKPSFRAYCSTVVENAKVLASVLVENGCDMVSGGTDTHLMLVDLRPKGLTGRDAELSLDRAGITCNKNGVPFDPEKPMVTSGIRLGTPAATTRGFGPAEFRKVGELISQVLDGLAANPEDNGATEAAVREEVRALCRRFPIYPNL
- the rpiB gene encoding ribose 5-phosphate isomerase B: MTEKPIAIASDHAGFQMKTLLAAEIRALGRDVLDMGTDTLDSVDYPDFAAAVAQAIGAGRAEVGVLVCGTGIGIAMAANRHRGIRAAVCHDETSTRLARQHNDANVLALGERLIGSEVAKGCLRTFLETEFEGGRHERRIAKIDSFETA